A single window of Nocardia higoensis DNA harbors:
- a CDS encoding LysR family transcriptional regulator ArgP, which yields MHDLPIDQVLTLLAVVDEGTFDAAAAALHVTPSAVSQRIKALEQRTGRVLVTRTKPVRPTESGQIVVRFARQLATLQRDAGRELGIAAESGPARLSIAVNADSLATWFLPALTRVPQDPPILFDLHRQDEAHTATLLREGRVMAAVTSAAEPVTGCGVRRLGSARYLPVATPAFSARHLTGGPLRARLPDAPVIVFDRQDDLQDTFVRTLAARAAGASGNRHHIPTSEGYRDAVAAGLGWGLLPESHAQPLIDAGILENLTPGRWVDVPLYWQQWKLDVPALALVADTIAAAAAESLHR from the coding sequence ATGCACGACCTACCGATCGACCAGGTGCTCACGCTGCTCGCGGTGGTCGACGAGGGCACCTTCGACGCGGCCGCGGCCGCACTGCACGTGACGCCCTCGGCCGTCAGCCAGCGCATCAAAGCGCTCGAACAGCGCACCGGCCGAGTCCTGGTGACCCGCACGAAACCGGTCCGCCCCACCGAATCAGGCCAGATCGTGGTGCGTTTCGCCCGTCAACTCGCGACGCTGCAGCGCGACGCCGGGCGCGAACTCGGCATCGCGGCGGAATCCGGCCCGGCTCGGCTGTCCATCGCGGTCAACGCCGATTCGCTGGCGACCTGGTTCCTGCCCGCCCTCACCCGCGTCCCGCAGGACCCGCCCATCCTGTTCGATCTGCACCGTCAGGACGAAGCCCACACCGCGACCCTGCTGCGCGAGGGACGGGTGATGGCCGCGGTGACCTCGGCGGCCGAACCGGTCACCGGGTGCGGCGTGCGCCGACTCGGCTCCGCACGCTATCTGCCCGTCGCGACTCCCGCCTTCAGCGCCCGCCATCTGACCGGCGGACCGCTGCGTGCACGCCTGCCCGACGCACCGGTGATCGTCTTCGACCGCCAGGACGATCTGCAGGACACCTTCGTCCGGACACTGGCCGCACGAGCCGCCGGCGCGAGCGGGAACCGCCACCACATCCCCACCTCGGAGGGCTACCGCGATGCGGTCGCCGCCGGACTCGGCTGGGGCCTGCTGCCCGAATCCCACGCCCAGCCCCTGATCGACGCGGGCATTCTGGAGAACCTGACACCGGGCCGATGGGTCGATGTCCCGCTGTACTGGCAGCAGTGGAAGCTGGACGTCCCCGCCCTCGCGCTCGTCGCCGACACGATCGCCGCGGCGGCAGCCGAATCCCTCCACCGCTGA
- a CDS encoding LysE/ArgO family amino acid transporter, translating to MDSGILTTAGTGFGAGLSLIVAIGAQNAFVLRHGARGHSIGPVVGICALSDGILIALGVAGLGAVVTAWPAALTAVGVAGGGFLICYGLLAAHRVVRPAAAQGLVTTGTTTGSVRAAVLTCLALTWLNPHVYLDTVLLLGSIAADHGSLRWIFGMGAMTASLVWFAGLGYGARLLGPILGKPASWRVLDLFVAATMLAMGAALLVRTL from the coding sequence ATGGACAGCGGGATTCTCACGACGGCGGGCACCGGATTCGGCGCGGGCCTGTCGCTCATTGTCGCGATCGGGGCGCAGAACGCGTTCGTCTTGCGACACGGTGCCCGTGGGCATTCGATCGGTCCGGTGGTCGGGATCTGCGCGCTCTCGGATGGCATCCTTATCGCGCTCGGAGTGGCCGGGCTCGGCGCGGTGGTCACCGCCTGGCCCGCCGCGCTGACCGCAGTTGGTGTAGCGGGCGGCGGGTTCCTGATCTGCTACGGCCTGCTCGCCGCCCATCGCGTCGTGCGCCCAGCCGCTGCGCAAGGGCTCGTCACCACGGGCACCACGACCGGCTCGGTGCGCGCCGCCGTGCTCACCTGCCTGGCCCTGACCTGGCTGAACCCCCACGTCTACCTCGACACCGTGCTGCTGCTCGGCTCGATCGCCGCCGACCACGGTTCGCTGCGCTGGATTTTCGGGATGGGCGCGATGACGGCGAGCCTGGTCTGGTTCGCCGGTCTCGGTTACGGCGCGCGGTTGCTCGGACCGATCCTCGGCAAGCCTGCCTCCTGGCGGGTGCTGGATCTGTTCGTCGCGGCCACCATGCTGGCGATGGGCGCCGCACTGCTCGTTCGCACGCTCTGA
- a CDS encoding ABC transporter ATP-binding protein has protein sequence MSAEGSVAEREAGPDDASEWRGIANEDTEVTESGNLVLARRSRRLLAELVRPYRGLLALALAIIVVDNAATVVGPLFIAYGLDRGIAAGSQGDWGPATVAIGGYLGAALLGGVTTFFFVRVAGRLSQNVLYDLRMRAFAHTQRLDVGFHEKYTSGKIVARLTGDIETLQELLEGALNEALSAILSVLTIAVLLVYLDRPLAAVVFAGFVPLYLVTRWAQRRQRAGYRRTRGAIAAVVVHFVEAMGGMRAVQAFRREGRNEAVLAAEDGAYRRANVTASRGMGDYAGLTRLLGNLTMVVVLVVGAQRVIHGDLAVGVLAAYLLYLKNFYGPLDELAQVFNSYQSAAAALEKISGVLEERPLVPEPTDPIPLPKVSGAVRMERVWFDYGGADAESRRATGPVLPEFTLDIPAGQVVALVGPTGSGKSTLVKLLTRFYDPSGGRVRLDGVDLRRIADADLRRHVVMITQESYLFAGSVADNIRLGRPGATDAEVHAAARAVGLFDLVAELPDGFDTDVRRRGGRLSAGQRQLVAFARVFLADPAVIVLDEATSSLDIPGERLVQRALETVLRDRTAVIIAHRLSTVAIADRVLVLEDGRIIEDGVPAELIAGDGVFAGMHAAWRESLV, from the coding sequence GTGAGCGCTGAGGGCAGCGTGGCCGAGCGTGAGGCGGGCCCCGACGACGCTTCCGAATGGCGGGGCATCGCCAACGAGGACACCGAGGTCACCGAGAGCGGCAACCTGGTGCTCGCCCGCCGGTCGCGGCGGCTGTTGGCGGAACTCGTTCGCCCCTACCGTGGATTGCTGGCGCTGGCGCTGGCGATCATCGTGGTGGACAACGCCGCCACGGTGGTCGGGCCGCTGTTCATCGCCTACGGACTCGATCGCGGCATCGCCGCGGGAAGCCAGGGCGACTGGGGGCCGGCGACCGTGGCCATCGGCGGCTACCTGGGCGCGGCGCTGCTGGGCGGGGTGACCACGTTCTTCTTCGTCCGCGTCGCGGGCAGGCTCAGCCAGAACGTGCTCTACGACCTCCGCATGCGCGCCTTCGCCCACACCCAGCGGCTCGACGTCGGGTTCCACGAGAAATACACCTCGGGCAAGATCGTCGCCCGCCTCACCGGCGACATCGAGACCTTGCAGGAATTGCTGGAGGGCGCGCTCAACGAGGCCCTCAGCGCGATCCTGTCCGTGCTCACCATCGCAGTGCTGCTGGTGTATCTCGACCGACCGCTGGCCGCGGTCGTCTTCGCCGGTTTCGTGCCGCTGTACCTGGTCACCCGCTGGGCGCAGCGCAGGCAGCGCGCAGGTTACCGCCGTACCCGCGGCGCCATCGCCGCGGTGGTGGTGCATTTCGTGGAGGCGATGGGAGGCATGCGCGCGGTGCAGGCATTCCGGCGCGAGGGCCGCAACGAGGCGGTGCTTGCCGCCGAGGATGGCGCCTACCGCCGGGCCAACGTCACCGCCTCGCGCGGAATGGGCGACTACGCGGGCCTGACCCGATTGCTGGGCAACCTCACCATGGTGGTCGTACTCGTGGTGGGAGCGCAGCGGGTGATCCACGGCGACCTCGCGGTCGGCGTGCTCGCGGCCTACCTGCTCTATCTGAAGAACTTCTACGGTCCGCTGGACGAACTGGCACAGGTGTTCAATTCCTACCAGTCCGCCGCGGCGGCACTGGAGAAGATCTCCGGTGTGCTCGAGGAGCGGCCTTTGGTGCCCGAGCCGACCGATCCGATTCCGCTGCCGAAGGTGTCGGGCGCGGTGCGGATGGAGCGCGTGTGGTTCGACTACGGGGGCGCCGACGCCGAATCGCGGCGAGCCACCGGTCCGGTGCTGCCGGAGTTCACGCTCGACATCCCGGCCGGACAGGTGGTCGCCCTGGTAGGGCCGACGGGATCGGGCAAGTCGACACTGGTCAAGCTGCTCACCCGCTTCTACGATCCCTCGGGTGGCCGGGTGAGGCTGGACGGCGTCGACCTGCGCCGCATCGCCGACGCGGATCTGCGCCGCCACGTCGTCATGATCACCCAGGAGTCGTATCTGTTCGCCGGTTCGGTGGCCGACAACATCCGCCTCGGCCGGCCCGGGGCCACCGACGCCGAGGTGCATGCCGCCGCACGCGCGGTCGGTCTGTTCGACCTCGTCGCGGAGCTGCCCGACGGCTTCGACACCGACGTGCGCCGGCGCGGCGGCCGCCTGTCGGCCGGGCAACGCCAGCTGGTGGCCTTCGCCCGGGTGTTCCTGGCCGATCCGGCGGTGATCGTGCTGGACGAAGCCACCTCCAGCCTGGACATTCCCGGCGAACGCCTGGTGCAGCGAGCGCTGGAAACCGTGCTGCGCGACCGCACCGCCGTGATCATCGCCCACCGCCTGTCCACGGTCGCGATCGCCGACCGGGTGTTGGTGCTCGAGGACGGCCGCATCATCGAGGACGGCGTACCCGCCGAATTGATCGCGGGCGATGGCGTATTCGCGGGTATGCACGCGGCGTGGCGGGAATCGCTGGTCTGA
- a CDS encoding TerD family protein, with amino-acid sequence MSQTGLSLVTLGLGWDPADRARWTRGRKRIDLNAAAMLFAGHQLVDVVYHEQLFSQDGAVRLLGDSTDGEGAGDDEIITVDLTRITPVVTAVVFLMTSYTGQTMEEVQNSYCRLVDGVTGEVFAHYVLEDPAHGFLAGELVREGDGWQYREIATAIDAQHPVEAIQQLDQYLP; translated from the coding sequence GTGTCGCAGACAGGGCTGTCGTTGGTGACATTGGGGCTGGGCTGGGACCCGGCCGATCGGGCGAGATGGACGCGAGGCCGCAAAAGGATCGATCTCAACGCCGCCGCAATGCTTTTCGCGGGTCACCAACTGGTGGACGTGGTGTATCACGAGCAGTTGTTCTCCCAGGACGGCGCGGTGCGGTTGCTCGGCGACTCCACCGACGGGGAGGGCGCCGGGGACGACGAGATCATCACCGTGGATCTGACCAGGATCACCCCGGTGGTGACGGCGGTGGTCTTCCTGATGACCTCCTACACCGGCCAGACCATGGAGGAGGTGCAGAACTCCTACTGCCGTCTGGTCGACGGAGTGACCGGCGAGGTATTCGCGCACTACGTGCTCGAGGATCCGGCGCACGGCTTCCTGGCCGGCGAGCTGGTGCGCGAGGGAGACGGGTGGCAGTACCGGGAGATCGCCACGGCCATCGACGCCCAGCACCCGGTCGAGGCGATCCAGCAGCTGGACCAGTACCTCCCCTGA
- a CDS encoding aminoglycoside 6-adenylyltransferase: MDYSEAISALVSWAEARSDVRALILTGSAAQGTAHPLSDRDIQVFTTDIPALLDDESWWTGLGEVLVVERLEDGDGNPTRLVYYAGGKLDLTLLPADSLEGRVYEHPFEVLFDRDDAAHTLTHQPETAAAPTVEEFSESVHWAWAAALMEAKAIARDEPWSARLRHRDLEEELLRMIEWDHRARYGGDFDTRHLGTRMRSWMDTDIQADLERCWSGFGARGTEQALLATVDLYRGLAERTAQHFDFPAFDHQRLAAELHTILRFGRR, translated from the coding sequence ATGGACTACAGCGAAGCCATCTCCGCACTCGTCTCCTGGGCCGAGGCCCGCTCGGACGTGCGCGCGCTGATCCTCACCGGATCAGCCGCGCAGGGCACGGCCCACCCCCTGTCGGACCGTGACATCCAGGTCTTCACCACCGACATCCCCGCACTGCTCGACGACGAATCCTGGTGGACGGGGCTCGGTGAAGTCCTGGTCGTCGAACGCCTCGAGGACGGCGACGGAAATCCGACTCGGCTCGTGTACTACGCCGGCGGCAAACTCGATCTCACTCTGCTGCCCGCCGACAGCCTCGAAGGACGTGTCTACGAACACCCGTTCGAGGTCCTGTTCGACCGGGACGACGCCGCCCACACCCTCACGCACCAGCCGGAGACGGCCGCGGCGCCGACGGTCGAGGAGTTCAGCGAGTCGGTGCATTGGGCATGGGCGGCAGCCCTGATGGAGGCCAAGGCGATTGCGCGCGACGAGCCGTGGTCGGCCCGGCTACGGCATCGCGACCTCGAAGAGGAACTGCTGCGCATGATCGAGTGGGATCACCGGGCCCGCTACGGCGGCGACTTCGACACCCGGCACCTGGGCACGCGCATGCGCTCCTGGATGGACACCGACATCCAGGCCGACCTCGAGCGATGCTGGTCCGGATTCGGCGCGCGGGGTACCGAACAGGCGCTGCTCGCCACCGTGGATCTGTATCGCGGGCTCGCCGAGCGCACCGCCCAGCACTTCGATTTCCCGGCCTTCGATCACCAGCGCCTCGCAGCGGAATTACACACCATTCTGCGTTTCGGCCGGAGATGA
- a CDS encoding cytochrome P450 family protein: protein MTLHPVPAPIALDVTGSDIPGEAARLREQGRLVPVLLPGGVRAWAVTDAELLRELFVDWRVSKDAAQHWPAYIAGEIPPDWPLISWVSVRNMFTAYGKDHQRLRKLVGPAFTARRVAELRPRIRQIVTELLDGLAARADGVVDMREEFAAQVPLRVITALMGVPDDLRAGLRLCVEEISTAPERDPQATLAEMVSILTELVARRRAEPGPDMTSLLVSRRDHDDRLTEQELVHTLLLVISAGYETTVNLLDQAVYQLLTRPELLAQLRVGAFTWSHLIEETLRHTPPVANLPLRYALVDIDVAGTRIKAGEAILACFAAANRDPNLCGPAADEFDPARPIKEHLSFGYGPHYCLGAPLARMEAVIALPALFGRFPAMTLAVAPEAVKPLASFISHGHQRLPVLLDGQLGADRAAGKSGR, encoded by the coding sequence ATGACTCTTCATCCTGTCCCCGCTCCGATCGCGCTCGATGTCACCGGCTCCGATATTCCGGGTGAGGCCGCCCGGCTCCGTGAACAGGGGCGGCTGGTCCCGGTACTACTGCCCGGCGGGGTACGCGCCTGGGCGGTGACCGATGCCGAACTGCTGCGCGAACTGTTCGTCGACTGGCGGGTGTCCAAGGACGCCGCCCAGCACTGGCCGGCCTATATCGCCGGGGAGATCCCGCCGGACTGGCCGCTGATCTCGTGGGTGTCGGTGCGCAACATGTTCACCGCCTACGGCAAAGACCATCAGCGGTTGCGCAAACTCGTCGGGCCCGCGTTCACCGCGCGCCGCGTCGCGGAGTTGCGGCCGCGGATCAGGCAGATTGTCACCGAACTGCTCGACGGGCTGGCCGCGCGGGCGGACGGGGTGGTGGATATGCGGGAGGAGTTCGCCGCGCAGGTGCCGCTGCGGGTGATCACCGCGCTGATGGGCGTCCCGGACGATCTGCGGGCCGGGCTGCGGCTGTGTGTCGAGGAGATATCCACCGCTCCGGAGCGTGATCCACAGGCCACGCTCGCCGAGATGGTGAGCATCCTGACCGAACTGGTGGCTCGCCGCCGCGCCGAGCCGGGGCCCGACATGACCAGCCTGCTCGTCAGCCGCCGCGACCACGACGACCGGCTCACCGAACAGGAACTCGTCCACACGCTGCTGTTGGTGATCAGCGCCGGATACGAGACCACGGTCAACCTGCTCGACCAGGCCGTCTATCAGCTGCTGACCCGGCCCGAACTGCTGGCACAGTTGCGCGTCGGCGCCTTCACCTGGTCGCACCTGATCGAGGAGACCCTGCGTCACACGCCGCCGGTGGCGAACCTGCCCTTGCGCTACGCACTCGTCGACATCGACGTGGCGGGCACGCGGATCAAGGCCGGGGAGGCCATCCTCGCCTGCTTCGCCGCCGCCAATCGCGACCCGAATCTGTGTGGACCCGCCGCCGACGAGTTCGACCCGGCCCGGCCGATCAAAGAGCATCTGTCCTTCGGCTACGGGCCGCATTACTGCCTCGGCGCGCCCTTGGCTCGCATGGAGGCCGTGATCGCGCTGCCTGCCCTGTTCGGGCGATTCCCGGCGATGACGCTCGCGGTCGCGCCGGAGGCGGTGAAACCGTTGGCGAGCTTCATCTCTCACGGCCATCAGCGGTTGCCGGTGCTGCTTGACGGGCAGCTCGGCGCGGACCGCGCGGCCGGGAAGTCCGGCCGATGA